Genomic DNA from Methanosarcina sp. MTP4:
GCTGGAAGCTGTTTTGCAACTGGTATTTCCAGAGGGGGATGAGGAGCTTGTGCTGGTTTCAATCCTTGTTTTGCTGGAAGCTGTTTTGCAACTCGAAAAGTGTGTAGATATGATGAACAAAAAATGGCATTTAGAGTTTCAATCCTTGTTTTGCTGGAAGCTGTTTTGCAACTATATATACACCATTCGAAGAATTTACGATAAAATTGTTTCAATCCTTGTTTTGCTGGAAGCTGTTTTGCAACTGCAAAACATGATGCCCCCTATGGGTTTTTTGAGTGTTTCAATCCTTGTTTTGCTGGAAGCTGTTTTGCAACATCATAACCAAGACCGACTACTAATAGGAAAGGTAGCGTTTCAATCCTTGTTTTGCTGGAAGCTGTTTTGCAACTAAACGAATAAGAAAAACATGTATAAATGGTTTTAGACGTTTCAATCCTTGTTTTGCTGGAAGCTGTTTTGCAACTTGGTAATAGTTGCCATACTTGCACTTCTGCTTATGGTTTCAATCCTTGTTTTGCTGGAAGCTGTTTTGCAACTGTGCAGTGAAGGGGTTACTGCACAATAAAAATAGTAAGTTTCAATCCTTGTTTTGCTGGAAGCTGTTTTGCAACCGGAATTTGTTCCGATGACTGATGATGGATATTTATTGTTTCAATCCTTGTTTTGCTGGAAGCTGTTTTGCAACCAGATGGTTGCAGGACAGTCCCAGGGTGGATGAGCAGTTTCAATCCTTGTTTTGCTGGAAGCTGTTTTGCAACGAGGAAAAGCATGAAATATTACCCTATACTTTTATTAGTTTCAATCCTTGTTTTGCTGGAAGCTGTTTTGCAACCCTTGAATGCGACAGAAAACCGCTCTGCCACCCTGGGTTTCAATCCTTGTTTTGCTGGAAGCTGTTTTGCAACTAGAAGGGCTGGAAATACAGCAGGAAGCTTTGTTAGTTTCAATCCTTGTTTTGCTGGAAGCTGTTTTGCAACAATGGACCTGATCCGCAACCTGTAACAATACAGGTAGTTTCAATCCTTGTTTTGCTGGAAGCTGTTTTGCAACAATGGACCTGATCCGCAACCTGTAACAATACAGGTAGTTTCAATCCTTGTTTTGCTGGAAGCTGTTTTGCAACTCATAAAGGAGTTAAGAAATGAACCCCCCCAAATTAGTTTCAATCCTTGTTTTGCTGGAAGCTGTTTTGCAACATCATGATGATAGAAGTAGATTAAGGAAAGGTGAGAAGTGTTTCAATCCTTGTTTTGCTGGAAGCTGTTTTGCAACGACGAAAACCTCGCCACCAATTGTGTGGCTTAAGCGTTTCAATCCTTGTTTTGCTGGAAGCTGTTTTGCAACGATAAATAATTAATCTATCACAATTTTAAATTATTAGTTTCAATCCTTGTTTTGCTGGAAGCTGTTTTGCAACTGAGGCAGAACTCGTCGTAAATGAAGAAGGGTATATAGGCGTTTCAATCCTTGTTTTGCTGGAAGCTGTTTTGCAACGTCGTAGTTATGGGTGCTTTGTTCTTGGTATCCTCGGTTTCAATCCTTGTTTTGCTGGAAGCTGTTTTGCAACTTAAGGAAGCAATCTCTTGTGGCCTCTTGGTTATAATGTTTCAATCCTTGTTTTGCTGGAAGCTGTTTTGCAACTTTGGTGGCGAGCGGAGTATGTATATCTGCAAGTGGGTTTCAATCCTTGTTTTGCTGGAAGCTGTTTTGCAACTATCCTCTTCGGCGTGTTTAATGTACTCAATTCGTGTTTCAATCCTTGTTTTGCTGGAAGCTGTTTTGCAACCTTTTCCTTCTTTAATTACTGGCTATAGATTGCGTTGTTTCAATCCTTGTTTTGCTGGAAGCTGTTTTGCAACCAAGGAAGATGCACAAGAGCTTCTTAAACAAGCGACAGTTTCAATCCTTGTTTTGCTGGAAGCTGTTTTGCAACGGGAGGATTGACAGATATTACTATTATGTAATAGTTGTGTTTCAATCCTTGTTTTGCTGGAAGCTGTTTTGCAACCCACATACTTCAGCAAAGGATACGGGCATCACGGGTTTCAATCCTTGTTTTGCTGGAAGCTGTTTTGCAACAAAATGTGACTGAATCCCAACAGTCACCTGAAGAGGTGATGTTTCAATCCTTGTTTTGCTGGAAGCTGTTTTGCAACAGTTACTTTCTGGCATTGAAAACAAAAAAACAAAATGTTTCAATCCTTGTTTTGCTGGAAGCTGTTTTGCAACGGACCGAAAGACATCTTTAAAATCGCTCTTTACGTGTTTCAATCCTTGTTTTGCTGGAAGCTGTTTTGCAACTGGCGAGTCCGAAAAAGAAGCAGTCTCGGTTCTAAAAGTTTCAATCCTTGTTTTGCTGGAAGCTGTTTTGCAACTCGATTTGGCTTAGCCCAGGCAATACGAAAAGTAAAGTTTCAATCCTTGTTTTGCTGGAAGCTGTTTTGCAACAGAAGAGGCAAGGAAAAGTAATGCGAGGAATGTAAGTTTCAATCCTTGTTTTGCTGGAAGCTGTTTTGCAACAAGGCAATGGATATGGCAAAGGCAAGATGATTGTTTGTTTTGGTTTCAATCCTTGTTTTGCTGGAAGCTGTTTTGCAACGATTGGTGCCAATTTTGTTCTTTTCTGTTATATTGTTTCAATCCTTGTTTTGCTGGAAGCTGTTTTGCAACGACAGGGGCTTATCAAATAAAAAACAATTAAAATCTAAGTTTCAATCCTTGTTTTGCTGGAAGCTGTTTTGCAACGTCCTAAATGTGGGACGGAAGACAATGAATATGTCAGTTTCAATCCTTGTTTTGCTGGAAGCTGTTTTGCAACAGGGGGAAGCCTTGAGAGGATTCAGACCAATAAGTTATGTTTCAATCCTTGTTTTGCTGGAAGCTGTTTTGCAACGGCACTAATGAGATTGCATGATCCAACAAAAATTTGTTTCAATCCTTGTTTTGCTGGAAGCTGTTTTGCAACAGGGTCTCAAAAAGCCCTATTATGCCTTTGTTTTCAAAATAGAGCAATTTTTTCCGCATACCCATTTAGGCATTTTCCGCTGATCTCCCTGTTACACTATGGTATATAAAGATCAGCGGTATATTAATTTTTCTAAAATGAACCGATTGATGTTGATATTATATTTTAATAATGTACAATTATGTACGTTGAGTAGAATTTCTTTAGGAACTTGGGGTAGATCAGCGGAAATCAACTTGTTCATTTTGTGTACATTCAAGCCTATTGATTATGAAACTGAATTTCGTACCTTGAGGGTCTGGAAACTGGAAATTGAGACCATTTTTTAAGGAGTTCTCCAGATGACACCCTTACAGCCGCAGTACCTTGACATATTTTTTGAATTCACATGCAATAAAAATTATTTCATAAAGATCAATCGTATTCAGAAGCCATCGCTTCAATTTCCCCTCTGACTTGACTTTCAAAGATAGAGCAAAAACGACATCAACATACAGCACAACTACCAATAATACATAAAACTGGTCCTACAAATTGCGATTTTGCATAACTTTCATCAATTTTTAAGTTTCAAAACCGATGTGAGTAAAGCCCACACGACATAACAATATTTTGAAGGGGGGACTATATTTCACCTTCAAATCTGGCATTTTTGTAATAATTTCTCACATATTATGGCAATTTAGCGGAGTTATTAGTATGAATATGTCTCATTTGTCAAGCAAATTGTCCTAAATAGGTCAAAAGCAATAGATTAAACCATATTCAAACATATGGATTATCTTTTTTCACAATCATTAGGACCAGTTTTCAATTATTGTATTATGGGGACTATACATTTTCACTAGCATGAGGGTCATTCAACCAACATCTTTGAAAGTTGAGTCTGATTGAGTGGAAGCCGAGATCTCCACAGCGAAGGCATAAAGTAGATCCAAGGACGGATTTTCCTGAAGGGAGGATACCTGGATGTGAGTTGATTGATTAGTACCGACTTATTCCCATAAGGAATGAATCCTTTTGTCCCCAATACAATTCTTACCTCGAGAATATCCTGAAAAAGGGCTTTTAACACCTTTTTAAGGACAAGGAAGAAAATAAAGGGAAGAAAAGATCAGATCAGCTTGATATCTATGTTTTTGACTGGATCTGGGGCTTTATCAGGGTCAATGGGCGTGGGTGTTGCGAAATATTTATGGACAAGGTTAAAACCGGCAATGATTATTCCGTCTTCTCCTTCCCTGTAAATGAAGTATTTTTGGGGCCGAAGATTGAATATTCTCATATACTGAGATCATACTACTGCCTATATTCGTAAGCAAAAAAAGCTGTTGTCATGTCTGGCTAACCTCAAGTTTATTATTATCTACACTCATAAGTTTTTCTTCAAGACTTTTTTCTTCAAGGTTTTTTCTTTCAAGGCTTTTTCCTTCAAGACTTTTTCCTTCAAGACTTACTACATTTATATGACTCACCGGAAGTGGTGCCACATCTGGATTCATAGGTGTGGGCTTGGAAAAAAACTTATACACAAGATTAAAATCTGCAATAATCATTCCTTCCACTCCTTCATTTAATTCGCATAGCTTGAAAGTTTTATCGTCTTTTTGCTTGTATCCTTTGCTTACCAGTCCTGGGAAATAGCTGTCCTTCATTCTCCCAAAAATTGCTGTTCCACCTTTTTTTGCTGTGTTTGACATGATAACATATGAACGGCTGTTTACTACATGTTCGTGAGCAATTTGATGGAACCTTCCATTGGCAGAATTGAATGAAGGAACAAATAGCATATCAATATCTAACCTTCTCTTAAAATCTGAACATAAATCACCGAAATCTCTGCAAATCAGCACTGCAAATTTTCCAAAAAGAGTTTCGTCATAGGTGTTGATTTTATCTCCCGCCATCATACCAACGCCACACACGCTGGAATCTTCAAATTCAGAAGGAGTTATTTTGAACTGGGGAGGAAGTAGATCCCTACTTGAATCCATAACCACACGGCATACGTTATGCCCTTCTTCATCATAATAGCTACCTGCAATTATAATCATTTCAGGATATCGTTTTTCGATTTCTGAAAGCCAATCCTCACAAACGCACAGTTCAGGCAGACATACAATGTCAACTTTTTTAGTGGAAGCGGTATCAAGAACCTTGAAGACTTTTTCTCTGGTAATCTCTTTATCTTTGATTTCCGGTGGAAATGATTCTGTAAGGTCAAAATTTATCTGGGCAGTGCCTATCCTGGCGACTTCTTTCTTTTCTTCAAAAATCGTATCGGATATAAATGCTTCATTTCCATAGCGTGGCTTATATGCAATTTTTACCTTTTCTCCAAATTTGCGGGATATCTGGAGCGTCAAAGAGATGTTAAGCTGAGGCGTGGCACCTGTGGTTGATACAAATACCTGGTCTGCTTCCAGAATATTTCTGGCTACCTGCTGATAGAACCTCATAAGCCCCTTATAATCAGTGGGGTTTTCGAAGATTACTGAGACTTTAACCTTCTTTTCATCAAAATTGTAGCGCTTACAAATAATCTCCTTTGCGATTGAAGCAATATAGATCGTGTCCTGATTCTTATGCGTGGCTTGCTCAGTTCCGAAAAGGATGATTTCCTGAATGTCGAAAGATTCCCTGATTTTCCTGATGGTGGGGTCCAGAATAGGAAGGTCGAGATTTTCATAGTTTCCGGATTCCCAAAGCTTTTTGCTATCTTCATATACGTTCCCTGTAAAGGAAGCGTTTTTGCGGCTGAAAATCGATTCTTCTCCTATACCAAGATCACTATTGCCTATGTTGGCGAGCAGGACAGCTGTTTTCATGTTTGATCTGCCTCAAAGTGTATTTTTACCCATAATCAAGGGTTTTCCTTCAAGATTGAATACTTTTATGTATTTGACTGGATGATGCTCTTCGGAGGGGTCCATTGTTAAGATCGTTGGAATGGATTTGTAACGTAGATTGAAATCTGCAATGATTATCCCTTCTTCATTTTTCTTTAATTCACACAATTTAAAAGATTGATCATTTTCCTCTTTGTATCCCATTTTTACGAGCTTAGGGAAATGCTTGTGAGCCATTCGTCCAAAGATAGAGGTGCCACCTTTATTTGATGCATTTGCAATCACTACATATGCTAAACTGTCGCTTACATGTGAGTGAGCAAGCTGGTGGAACCTGTCACTGGCAGAATTATATGAGGGAACAAATAATATATCGGTTTTATTTCTTAGACTGTCATAGTAATTGCCAAAATCCCTGCAAATCAACACGGCAAATTTACCAAACGGTGTTTCATCGTAAATGTTAGTTTTTTCACCCGGTACCATTCCCGATCCGCATATGCTGGAGTCCTCAAAAACTGAGGGTGTTATTTTAAATTGAGCAGGTAGAATGTTCCGGTCAGAATCCATAACAACCCTGCAGACATTGTGACCTTCTTTATCGTAATAACTTCCAGCTATCACAATCATATCAGAATATCGATTCTCTATTTCGGATAAACACTCTTCACACATGCAGAGTTCTGGAAGACATACAATATTAACTTTTTCTCGTTGTGCTATATCAAGGGTTTGTAAGATCTTTGTCTTTGTTTTTTGCTTCTCGGTTATTTCTGGAGGGAAGCTTTCTGTAAGATCAAAATCAATTTGAACTGCACCAATTCTACAAACTTCCATATTGTGTGGCATATTGTCCTGTTTTATTTCTTTTGAATTAATGTGAGAATAATTGGAAACATATGATTCCTTTTTTTCAGTAGCTTCTGTAGAGATACTCAATACATTTTTTTCAGTTGTTGGAATCATCATTAAAATTTCTTTAGCTTCATCGAATAAAACCCTTACAATTTTTCTAAACTTTATTTGTCTAATCTCTTCTATTGAAGTATTGATGATAGCCAATTTTTCTTTTCTCTTTGAAGGGTCTTTTTCAGACCAAAGTCTCACAACATCTTCAAGATAACCTTTTGTTTCCTTAATTCCTAATTCGTTTGGAAATCTGTCTATAATAGAAAACATCAAGTTATCTTTTTCAATAGTTGCATGTTTGTTAAAAGAAACTTCGTATCCAGTTCTCTGTGTATTTCTGAACTCAAGAAAAAGAGAATATATTTGGAAACATGCGTTAGATTTTTCGAAAATTTCATTGGCCAACACGCTCTGCTCATTGCCTTTGGATGTATCCATAGCAATTTTGAAACTTTCGATGGATTTCTCGACATAACTGAAATTTGGCGGATTGCAACCCATTGCTTCTGATAATATTTTTTTGCCTTGTAAATAATGATATATTGAATTACAAAGCTTAATTATCTTCTCGTCACTTGTATTATTTTTTAGCTTTTCTATTGAAGCTATGCAGTTTTCATATATTTCAAGAACATCTTCTTTTTCAGATTTTTTTGCTCTTACCAAAGATAAACTCAAAAGTGCTTTTAGTTTATATTCAATAATGATTTTCCAATTATCTTCAAAGTTGTTTGCACCGCCAAACTTTTTATATTCGTCACATAATTTTAGTGCATGGGTTAGACATTCCTCATTGTTAGAAGATTCTTCACCGATTTCGAGATGAATTTCAACGAGTTTGATGATAGTTTCTAAGAGAAGTGACTGAAAGTTAAATTTATGGGGGTAAATATTCAATAATTCTTTTGAAATCTCCAAAGATCCCTCAAAATTTGACTTTGCGACTACAAATTTATTTTCATCCAAAAAAGTTTCCCCGAGATTGAAAAGAATTTTTGCATTGAAATATCTGTATTCAGGAGATGCATATTCAGGATTTTCTGGATAATCAGTAGTTAATTGTCGCAAAACTTGTAATGCTTCTTCAAAATTTTCTTTCGCTTCATAGGTCAACTTCATTTCTAAAAGAAGTTTTCCTAAATCATTGAGAAGTAAGCTTTTGGTGAATTTATCTTCAGATTTACTAGAATTTCTAGTATCATCAGTGATTAATTTCTCAATGATTTTAATTTTTGACAATAATATACAACGTAAGATTTCATTGTTTTGTGTGCATTTTAGGTATCCCTCTAAACACGTCGATTTAATCGTAGATTCAAGGGCTCTTTCATATATATCATACACAAATATTTTATTTTCCTGGTTCTGTTTTAATATCAGTTTTGTTTTTGCTGGGAAAAAATCTATTGATTGGAGAACACCCGGAGTATTCTGCCTAGATGCTCCCCCAACAAGTGAAAAAAGAATGTTATCGATATCATGGGGTATTTTTTCGATTTCATTCCTATATCGATTAATTGTTTTTTCTTCATCAAAATTAGGAATAGGTTCTACTTTTATTTCAAATTCATTAAAACTATATTTTTTTAAACATAGTATTTTTTTAATTATGTGAGCGATAAATTTACCATGTGTCTGTTGAGCTGATTCTTCAATGTAAAAAATAACGATTTCTTTAATGTTATAATTTTTTTTGACATATTCTATAAGTGGATCCAATAGTAAAAGGTTAAAATCGTAAAAATTATTAGATTCTAATAGACTTTTAAAATATTCAAATATAGAATTTTCCACAACTTTGGGGATTTCAGAAAAATTATGGAGCTTAGAGTCACAGTGATGTTCAGATGTTTGAATGATTTTCTCTTTTTTTTTATAATACTCCTTTCTTTTTTGAACTGTTTTGTCATCATTAGGCTTTTTATCCGGAATATTTAACTGATTACCATTTTCACCTAAGTCTGTGATTCCAATTTTTGCAATTAAAACTGCTGTTTCCTTAGGATCCATAGGACCTTTTTGAATAAATTTGGAATTTGAACTACATCTAAGATTGCCTCCATTATCAACATCTTTACATTTGTCTTCAAATTTAAGATTTTTTTTTAGATTTTTACAAACTTCCTCAATATCATCTATAATTTTCACAAATTCACGATCAATTGAATTATCATTACCATCGGAAAGTGGAGTAGCGTAGTTAGGCATGATATTATTATTTGAAAGCCAGTCGAATTGGTTCCAATTACAGTGCCTTACTATAATAGGATAAATGTGAATGTATCCCAATTCATGTCTTTTCAAAATTCTAGGAATTTCTTTATCTTGGATAAAATCAGAGCCAAGAAAGTATTGGGAAAGCAGAAGAATAGCTATGCTTGAATTGTCAATGGCCTCAAAAATCTTCTCAGAAATACATTCTCCCCCATGAATGTTATCATCATGCCAGCAATCAAGTATATGCCTATTAATTAATATTTTGAGGTTGGCAAGAAGCCTATTTTTCCATATTTCATCTTCATGACTATAACAAATAAAAACTTTGGGAAGATTCAAATACTTAAATTCTGGATGATGACTTCCAGTCATTTCAATTCACCTGTTCAAATGAGGAGTCTAAATGTTTAAATGATAATTTCACCCATCCTAGAGGTTTGCCTTCAATTGTTAATCTCCTTGTTTTTGGAAAGTTGGATGAATATTTATTTGTTCCTGGTTTTCTGCCAAGTTGTAAATGTTCTCTTATAGAATTTTCAGTGTGTTTTCGATGATTTGAACTTTTTTCTAACGAACTTGTAAAATTAGGAAAAGAATCTAAGATCAAACCTATGGTTGTACTGTACCAGCCTCCACCCCAGCCGATATGCAAAATTGCTTCATTTTCTTCACATTTTAAAACTTCATTCCATAACATATCAAACTCATCAATTGTACTGTCACAATTGTAATTTTCCCACATATATTCCAGATGTTTTTCGAGAACATTCTTTGAAAATTCATTGCAAGCTTTGCAAATTGCCTGGACATTCATGTATTTTGCACAGGGATGGTTTTTGAAGTCTGGTTTCCCTTTATTCTGGTTAAGCAAATATTCATCAAAAACAAGATCGAAAAATAGTTCAGAGCCAGCTTTCAAGTTCTCAACATACACGGGGATTTCCTGTGAGTTCCCAACTATTTTGATTTCTGAAACCTCTAAATGATTTTTTCCTGCAATAATTGTATCTGAGGGTCTCATTACGCGAAGTATATCCGAATGTGTATCCTTTCCAAACACGATTTTTGAAATATTGTCATCAAGAGATTTTAAGTCCCTGCCGGAAATTCTATGCTTCTTTAACCAGGGCTTCAGGCCATTCTGGACAATCTCAACTCCGTCAGGCCTTTCTGTCAGGCTCTTCCACAATAATGCTGTCCTGATTGCTCCTTTTATGGATGAACCCGGTAAATACGGTCCTCCGCATTTTACGAACTCCTTGATAGCAAACTCGGATTCTCGACTTCGCGTTTCAATTTTTGCATCAACGGCATAGGATGTAAAAGCATTGGGATCGATATTGTTTACATTCATAAATCTGGTTATGGAAAAATCCCTGCCTGTGTAATATCTACGATTTTGCATCTCCTCTTTGAGGTCTATATTTTCCTTGATGCAGTGTTCAATGAATTTTTCAAAATTTATGAATTTGATTATCCCTTTTCTCTTATTCAGGTGAAAATCGACCATTTTCAGTTCGTTACCATTCCCAACATGCAGGGGAGATAAAAGTTTCATACTGCATTTCATGCTTTTTCATCCCCACTGATACTTATTGGGATCGAATAGGCAAACCCATAATGGTATATGTTTTTGATTTCTTCCAGGTCTGAATCGTCTTTGATCAGTTTGCCTTCAGGCTTTTTTTCAAATATGGACCCTTCCTTTATGAAAAGCCTCTGAGCTTTCTGAGAGGAATTTCCGGAGCCGTAGGGGTAAGCGTAGCCTCCTCTTAAAGAAAAGCCCCACCTTGCATTTTTATCAGAAAAAAGTTGTTTCTCATCGGTTGTTGGGTCCTCACTATCGTTTGGATAGAAGAGGGATAGAAGAAGATGGGCATCTGAATCCGGCAGTTCCAAATGAATTTCTTCTTCCTCAA
This window encodes:
- a CDS encoding TIR domain-containing protein; the protein is MTGSHHPEFKYLNLPKVFICYSHEDEIWKNRLLANLKILINRHILDCWHDDNIHGGECISEKIFEAIDNSSIAILLLSQYFLGSDFIQDKEIPRILKRHELGYIHIYPIIVRHCNWNQFDWLSNNNIMPNYATPLSDGNDNSIDREFVKIIDDIEEVCKNLKKNLKFEDKCKDVDNGGNLRCSSNSKFIQKGPMDPKETAVLIAKIGITDLGENGNQLNIPDKKPNDDKTVQKRKEYYKKKEKIIQTSEHHCDSKLHNFSEIPKVVENSIFEYFKSLLESNNFYDFNLLLLDPLIEYVKKNYNIKEIVIFYIEESAQQTHGKFIAHIIKKILCLKKYSFNEFEIKVEPIPNFDEEKTINRYRNEIEKIPHDIDNILFSLVGGASRQNTPGVLQSIDFFPAKTKLILKQNQENKIFVYDIYERALESTIKSTCLEGYLKCTQNNEILRCILLSKIKIIEKLITDDTRNSSKSEDKFTKSLLLNDLGKLLLEMKLTYEAKENFEEALQVLRQLTTDYPENPEYASPEYRYFNAKILFNLGETFLDENKFVVAKSNFEGSLEISKELLNIYPHKFNFQSLLLETIIKLVEIHLEIGEESSNNEECLTHALKLCDEYKKFGGANNFEDNWKIIIEYKLKALLSLSLVRAKKSEKEDVLEIYENCIASIEKLKNNTSDEKIIKLCNSIYHYLQGKKILSEAMGCNPPNFSYVEKSIESFKIAMDTSKGNEQSVLANEIFEKSNACFQIYSLFLEFRNTQRTGYEVSFNKHATIEKDNLMFSIIDRFPNELGIKETKGYLEDVVRLWSEKDPSKRKEKLAIINTSIEEIRQIKFRKIVRVLFDEAKEILMMIPTTEKNVLSISTEATEKKESYVSNYSHINSKEIKQDNMPHNMEVCRIGAVQIDFDLTESFPPEITEKQKTKTKILQTLDIAQREKVNIVCLPELCMCEECLSEIENRYSDMIVIAGSYYDKEGHNVCRVVMDSDRNILPAQFKITPSVFEDSSICGSGMVPGEKTNIYDETPFGKFAVLICRDFGNYYDSLRNKTDILFVPSYNSASDRFHQLAHSHVSDSLAYVVIANASNKGGTSIFGRMAHKHFPKLVKMGYKEENDQSFKLCELKKNEEGIIIADFNLRYKSIPTILTMDPSEEHHPVKYIKVFNLEGKPLIMGKNTL
- the csm5 gene encoding type III-A CRISPR-associated RAMP protein Csm5 encodes the protein MKCSMKLLSPLHVGNGNELKMVDFHLNKRKGIIKFINFEKFIEHCIKENIDLKEEMQNRRYYTGRDFSITRFMNVNNIDPNAFTSYAVDAKIETRSRESEFAIKEFVKCGGPYLPGSSIKGAIRTALLWKSLTERPDGVEIVQNGLKPWLKKHRISGRDLKSLDDNISKIVFGKDTHSDILRVMRPSDTIIAGKNHLEVSEIKIVGNSQEIPVYVENLKAGSELFFDLVFDEYLLNQNKGKPDFKNHPCAKYMNVQAICKACNEFSKNVLEKHLEYMWENYNCDSTIDEFDMLWNEVLKCEENEAILHIGWGGGWYSTTIGLILDSFPNFTSSLEKSSNHRKHTENSIREHLQLGRKPGTNKYSSNFPKTRRLTIEGKPLGWVKLSFKHLDSSFEQVN